The following are encoded in a window of Roseimaritima ulvae genomic DNA:
- a CDS encoding M16 family metallopeptidase: protein MSSTADLPASPTLSHVLDNGLTVLGEPMPWLRTAAFSLCLPGGVQWESERHPGLAGLVCEMVQRGAGSRNSRDLVAAQDNLGMDRSAGVSTAHVSFGAAMPADSLLAALDLYADIVRRPHLPGDQLEDAQAMALQELHAIEDEPTQRVMTRLKSLHYGPVLGRSVYGTEAGLRSVSSNEIREFYTAHYQPAGAILAVAGNFQWQETLDKIVDLWGSWKPQPRPQDTPITDLPAVYEHIDHPSQQTHIAFAYPAVAYGHPDYFALRAGVGVLSDGMSSRLFDRVREQRGLCYSVSASCHSLRGVGGVFGYAGTTAERAQQTLDVTLAEIQAIAEGVDDDELRRLKVRVQSNLIMEQESSASRASSMVSDWFHLGRVMSAAELERRIESVRGDEVMAYWKQCPPQSFRIVTLGPQPLTVPA from the coding sequence GCCGGGCGGCGTGCAGTGGGAATCGGAGCGTCACCCGGGTTTGGCGGGATTGGTTTGCGAGATGGTACAGCGGGGCGCGGGGTCTCGTAACAGTCGCGACCTGGTGGCCGCTCAAGATAATTTGGGCATGGACCGTTCGGCCGGCGTGTCGACCGCACACGTGTCCTTTGGCGCCGCCATGCCCGCCGACTCGCTGCTGGCCGCACTGGATTTATACGCCGATATCGTGCGTCGTCCTCATCTACCGGGCGACCAATTGGAAGACGCTCAAGCGATGGCTCTGCAAGAACTGCACGCCATCGAAGACGAACCCACCCAGCGAGTGATGACGCGGTTGAAATCGCTTCATTACGGGCCCGTGCTGGGACGCAGCGTGTATGGAACGGAAGCGGGCTTGCGCTCGGTTAGCAGCAACGAGATCCGCGAATTCTATACGGCTCACTACCAACCGGCCGGCGCGATCCTGGCGGTGGCGGGGAATTTTCAGTGGCAGGAAACGCTGGACAAAATCGTCGATCTGTGGGGCAGTTGGAAACCGCAGCCGCGTCCGCAAGACACACCCATTACGGATCTGCCGGCGGTCTACGAGCACATCGATCATCCTTCGCAGCAAACGCATATTGCCTTTGCCTACCCCGCGGTGGCCTACGGCCATCCCGATTACTTTGCCCTCCGCGCCGGTGTGGGCGTGTTGAGCGACGGGATGAGCAGCCGCTTGTTCGACCGCGTGCGAGAACAACGCGGGCTGTGCTACAGCGTATCGGCCAGTTGCCATTCGTTGCGCGGTGTGGGCGGCGTGTTCGGATATGCGGGCACGACCGCGGAACGCGCCCAACAAACCTTGGACGTCACGCTGGCCGAGATCCAAGCGATCGCCGAAGGGGTCGATGATGACGAACTGCGACGGCTGAAAGTTCGCGTGCAAAGCAATCTAATCATGGAGCAGGAATCGAGTGCTTCGCGAGCCTCATCGATGGTCAGCGATTGGTTCCATCTGGGGCGGGTGATGTCGGCCGCTGAGTTGGAGCGACGGATCGAATCGGTTCGCGGTGACGAAGTGATGGCGTATTGGAAACAGTGTCCTCCGCAGTCGTTCCGGATCGTCACGCTGGGACCTCAACCGCTGACGGTGCCCGCCTAA